From the genome of Verrucomicrobiia bacterium:
AACGATCCACTTCGATGAGCAGGTTTCCGTTCAGCGTCAGGTCGCTGTTGATGGTCATTGTGCCGATTGGATCGCCGGGCGCGAGCACAGCGCCGCTCGCAATCGTGACCGGAGCAGATATCACTCCTGTGCCGCCCAGCGTGCCGCCGCTGGCGGTGATTTGATCCACAAAGATGTTAAGTCCGTTGAGATGGAGCACCCCGCTGCCGGTCTTGTTAATGCCGCCGTTGAAAATGTCGCCATTGAGTGTGGCTCTGACCGGGTTCTCCACCTGCAGCGTTCGAACGGCTGCGCCCAAGTCCACTGTTCCATTGAAGGTGAGATTGTGGCTGCCGCTGAACACCAGCGGTGAACCCGCTATAGCGCCCGTGAATAAAATCGGATTATCCACCGACCGCGCACCGCCCGAAGCAAACAACGTCGACGTTGCGCCCGAATCCACGGAGATCGTTCCCGTGCCGAGGGCGCCAGAATCGACGGTTGGGAACGACGTCGACAGGGAATCTGCGCCAATCCCGACGGTTCCATTCTGAAGCGTCGTGCCGCCAGAATACGTATTCGCCGCATTCAGCAAGGTCGTGCCTCCATTGCCATTCCGCGCCAGCCGGCCGGTTCCCGATATGACGTTGTTAAACGTTTGCGTGCCCGAAGTGTTGGCGCTGCTCAGGATCAGGAACGTGCCGCCTGAATTATCGACGACGAGCGGACGATTGAAGACGATATTCGTGTACGCCAGTTGGACGGCCGGACCCGACACGGTCGTGTTGAAAATCGTCAAAGTGCCGTCAACGCCTGTCAGGTTGTTCTCCAGGCGCAGGGCCGATCCTGACGTGTTGCGAATCAGAATCGTGCTGTCCGCGGTAACGACCACCGGGTTGGCGACTGTGACGAGCGCGTTGCCGGAATCCAGATTGCCGCCGGCCAGTGTCACCACGCCAGTTCCCAACGCCTGGCCGCTGTTGATCGCGATTGCACCGTTGCTGATCGTCGTTCCTCCACCATACGAATTCACATTGTTGGTCAGATACAACGTGCCCGTTCCCGTCTTTAACAAAGTTGTGCCAGGACCTGAAATGCTGCCGCCGGGACGGAAGATGTATTCTTGCACAGTATCCACGGTGATCTTTCCGGGGCTGAGAAACGGACTGGCGAGTTGAACCGCCAAATTTGCCGACGTGTCGTCGAAAATAACATTGTCACCAAAATTGAACGTCACGGGATTGCCGGCTTCGAGCCAGTTGGGTGTTGTGGCGACATCCCATAAGTTTTCAGCGCCATCGCCCGACCAAACGAGATTGCTCACGGCTTTCACGGTCAGTCCGACTCGGGTGGACGTTGCAGCAGGAGCGCAAGTGCCGCTGACCACGACGTCGTAACCATTCAATGCAGTCGCTGCATCGGATCCATCGACGGGATAAATTGTGAGCGTCGGCGTGTTCACACCGGAGTAGTGACCGCCGTTTGAAAGGTTAACGCCGTTCTTGCGCCATTGATACGTCAGGCCATCACCACTCGCTGCCAAGGAAAGGGTGCCCGCTCCTCCCGATGCCACGGTGATTGCGGCGGGTTCGGTATCAATGCTCGGCGCGGCGAGCAACGCGACGGTTGCGTTGCCGCTCATCCAACTGACGCAACCCGAAACCGTATTGCTGGCGAGCACGGTGTAGATGGCGTTGGCGTCCTGGTTGCCGAAGCTCACTGCTGCGCCAGTCCCGGGAATCGTCGCGCTATAAACGCCGTTGGTGTGAAGCCAGTAATCCACGTTGACTTCCGATCCCGACAAGCCGACGGGAAAACCCGCGCCGGCGCAAATCGAGCCGCCGCCTGTCACATTGAAGACGGCACCCGCAGAACAGGTTGTTGGTGTCACATCCGCCCAGTTCGTGCTGACGCGGATTTCGTCAATCCAATACGACCCAATGCCTGCATTGGCGACTGCGTTGTTCTGGAAATACGCCACGCTGTTAAACGCAGCGACGTCATTGTTCGCGGTTGTGCTCAAGGTCGGGGCAGGAATGCTCGCGTTGTTGCCGAGCGACGTCGGATTGACCCAGAGATCAACGGAATCGTTTGTGGTGGAACCTGCGTTGTATTTGTAACGCAGGACGACGAGGTAGGTGTTGTTCGTGACGAGGCTGAACGGGATGGCCGCGGCTGGGGTCGTTGAATTTTTGGCGATCATCAGGTGGCGTTGCGTATCGAGAAAGATGAGTGCGCCGTTGGCGTTCACACTGGAGCCGCTGCCGCCCGAGGGGCTCAAGCCGAAGAAGCGGGAGGTCACCACGTTGGTGGTTTGCACGTTCAACAAAAACGAAGCGTAAACATCGACGCCGGGTGGCAGCTCGAGAGTGGCTCCGCGATCCTTCGCACCCGCGCCGGCGGGGCGGGATTGCAAACCGCGGGAGTTGGCGATGTCTTCGGTA
Proteins encoded in this window:
- a CDS encoding autotransporter-associated beta strand repeat-containing protein, yielding MNTTQLSRWSPSISNMSAGHRSATFFRSCCVGILLALSQAAHAISPIPFYEPFPLTYAENGNLGAGESLLKWDFGNSATSSSARTIALAALGYPGLLTEDIANSRGLQSRPAGAGAKDRGATLELPPGVDVYASFLLNVQTTNVVTSRFFGLSPSGGSGSSVNANGALIFLDTQRHLMIAKNSTTPAAAIPFSLVTNNTYLVVLRYKYNAGSTTNDSVDLWVNPTSLGNNASIPAPTLSTTANNDVAAFNSVAYFQNNAVANAGIGSYWIDEIRVSTNWADVTPTTCSAGAVFNVTGGGSICAGAGFPVGLSGSEVNVDYWLHTNGVYSATIPGTGAAVSFGNQDANAIYTVLASNTVSGCVSWMSGNATVALLAAPSIDTEPAAITVASGGAGTLSLAASGDGLTYQWRKNGVNLSNGGHYSGVNTPTLTIYPVDGSDAATALNGYDVVVSGTCAPAATSTRVGLTVKAVSNLVWSGDGAENLWDVATTPNWLEAGNPVTFNFGDNVIFDDTSANLAVQLASPFLSPGKITVDTVQEYIFRPGGSISGPGTTLLKTGTGTLYLTNNVNSYGGGTTISNGAIAINSGQALGTGVVTLAGGNLDSGNALVTVANPVVVTADSTILIRNTSGSALRLENNLTGVDGTLTIFNTTVSGPAVQLAYTNIVFNRPLVVDNSGGTFLILSSANTSGTQTFNNVISGTGRLARNGNGGTTLLNAANTYSGGTTLQNGTVGIGADSLSTSFPTVDSGALGTGTISVDSGATSTLFASGGARSVDNPILFTGAIAGSPLVFSGSHNLTFNGTVDLGAAVRTLQVENPVRATLNGDIFNGGINKTGSGVLHLNGLNIFVDQITASGGTLGGTGVISAPVTIASGAVLAPGDPIGTMTINSDLTLNGNLLIEVDRSASVSNDTVQVAGTLSNGGTGTLTVVNVGAGLSVGDKFTIFNQPVLNGETMTVSGGGATWVNDLALDGSITVASVVPSQPTLNFSRVGNSLQFSWTGSFKLQSQTNSLAVGLSNNWGDYPGGSTSGISVPINSAHGAVFFRLIPAP